The Chryseolinea soli nucleotide sequence ACGTGGCAACACCATGCCAGGTGTCGAGGTATCCATAGCCCAGATAAGTAAGGAAGCTTCCAAAACCAATGAGTCCGGAGAATAAAAACAAATACCAGGCCCAGGCTTCCTTATTTTTTAGAGGGAATTCCGCCAACCACATATAGAGCAAACCCACTGCAATGATAGAGCCGCCAAACGACACACGGTCGTGAAACATGAAGCGTGTCATGGTGCCGTTATTGAAGGCCGACAATTGATTGGCATCCATCCCCAGGTACGATATGTCGTGCGGAAGAAAATGACCGGTAACCGATTGAACAATGACAAACAGCCCCGAGAGAACCAGGATAATGGCTGTAAAGATCAGCAGGAACCTGCCGTCTCCTAAAAGGGCTTCCAACAACGTTCGTCTGTCCATTTTAAATCGATCCGGTTTAAAATTTAACTTCCAGTGGCTCTATCCCTTCTTTCCTGAAATAAGCATCCAACCTGCCGGCGAGTCTCGGCCAATTTTTATGCGGCACCATGGGATAAAGATGATGCTCCAGGTGAAAGAGGTGATTAAAAGCAATGGCTGAAAAAAAAGTGCCGCGAAATAGTCGCGTTTGTTTTAATTCATTCGCTCCCTGGGGCGTGTGAACCAAATATGACGTCACCAAAGGAATGATCCAACTGCCGGCGATCATCAAAAACATGTAGACCAAAAATATGCTCGTATACTGAGCACTATAGATGCAGAACGCGACTAGCGCTAACACGGAAACACCTTCTACAAGAATCAGCGTATGAAACTTCTTCCCCTTTGATTGCACAAGCGCCCAGAAATATATTTTGAATTGAAAGATAACTCCCTCCACCAAGGTTCGGCCCAGCGACATCCTTGATGCCGCACCCTCGACATCGTCCTCATGGGGAAACCGCTTGTGGTGATAGAGATGGCTTAGCTTATAAGCATGACCACTCCGGAAGCAAAGCAATTCAAGCACGGAAAGAAATGCCGCGTTCAAGGTCTTATTCAATTTAAGATTCTCGTGAACGAGATCGTGCGACGTTGAACCATACGTAGTAAAGCTCAAGGCCATCGTGCAAAGAACGGCGGGTATCCAATAGTCATTTGCAGCAAATAAAAAATAGAGAACAAAAAATCCGAACGGCAGGAATAGTGTGACCCATAGTTGAAAACGCGACAAGGTCATCAGGTCGAGACCGAGTTCCTTAATGGAGGGCTTGGGGGATGGCGTTAACGGTTCCAAGGTAGAATAATAGTTAGTTTTTTGTTATTGATCTCAGTCTTGAACGCTCTTCATTTTTTTCAACTCCGCGAATGCTTGAAAAATCCTTGCGACACCGGCACGAACATTAATCCGGCAAGTCCAAAGGCGACAAATGCGTACTTCAATCCAAACGCTTGCGCCAAATAGCCAATAAGTGGCGGACCTAAAAATGCGCCCGTAATGCCATACGTGGCAAGAATGGAAATAGCCATCCCGGGCGAATACTTTCTCGACCCCGCCGCCAACGAATAGGTTACTGGAATGACCGAAGCGGTACCAAACCCCACCAAACAAAAACCAGCCATCGAAGGCCAGAACGTGGGGAACACCACCGCAAGCGCAATACCGGCTACAATAAAAGCAGCACTAACCATGAACATGCGATCCATTCCGATGCGCGTAACAATACGATCGGATGCAAAACGCGACAGCGACATGAAGATCATGAAATTGAGATACCCGAGGGTGAAGATCTCTTCTTTGACCACTTCCCTAAAAAAATTTCCACTCCAGTCGAACATGCCACCTTCGCAGATCGATGCCAGGAAAACCAGGATGCCCAGGTAGACCATATACGGATCAGGCTTGGCTAGGATGAGCTTGTTGCCGGCCGGAGCCCGGTCGTTGTCCAGGAGAAAGCGGTAGCAGGTTAGCGTAGCCACCAGAATAATGCCGGTCACGATAAGGAGGTGCGTTGCGATGGACACATTAAAAAGGAGGAGCAGCGAAGTGAACCCCACGCCGGCAATACCCCCCGTGCTCCACACACCGTGAAAAGAGCCGTTGATGTGCCGGTTGAAGAGTTTTTGAAGGTGAAGGGCTTGCGTATTCACGGCGATGTTGATGATGCGCGTGCTGAAGGCTAACAAACATAAAGAGGCAATCAGCCCCAATTTGGTAGTAGAAAA carries:
- a CDS encoding fatty acid desaturase family protein; the protein is MEPLTPSPKPSIKELGLDLMTLSRFQLWVTLFLPFGFFVLYFLFAANDYWIPAVLCTMALSFTTYGSTSHDLVHENLKLNKTLNAAFLSVLELLCFRSGHAYKLSHLYHHKRFPHEDDVEGAASRMSLGRTLVEGVIFQFKIYFWALVQSKGKKFHTLILVEGVSVLALVAFCIYSAQYTSIFLVYMFLMIAGSWIIPLVTSYLVHTPQGANELKQTRLFRGTFFSAIAFNHLFHLEHHLYPMVPHKNWPRLAGRLDAYFRKEGIEPLEVKF
- a CDS encoding MFS transporter, which codes for MDLKNRQRAFLSLFFFLSGFCFSTWTSRIPTIKEFFGFNYAELGTILIFMPFSSLVGLPISGWLVSHYNSRVPLAAAFCSLAVALSCLGFSTTKLGLIASLCLLAFSTRIINIAVNTQALHLQKLFNRHINGSFHGVWSTGGIAGVGFTSLLLLFNVSIATHLLIVTGIILVATLTCYRFLLDNDRAPAGNKLILAKPDPYMVYLGILVFLASICEGGMFDWSGNFFREVVKEEIFTLGYLNFMIFMSLSRFASDRIVTRIGMDRMFMVSAAFIVAGIALAVVFPTFWPSMAGFCLVGFGTASVIPVTYSLAAGSRKYSPGMAISILATYGITGAFLGPPLIGYLAQAFGLKYAFVAFGLAGLMFVPVSQGFFKHSRS